One Palaemon carinicauda isolate YSFRI2023 chromosome 4, ASM3689809v2, whole genome shotgun sequence DNA segment encodes these proteins:
- the LOC137639559 gene encoding uncharacterized protein, which produces MRTAIPLLRWPDYGMKPTLYDWEEVKSSTEALLEDLEAGKPFPSSLSPNSDVASTSSSTAPYRVGGGGRQPPTSSEDRNGEDSPGRPKLRNNIINCVSSHRQSIIETIKTALNKFDRFSGNISFTLKMEISKMTDNGTHISNFFYLRTTPFIVTLGEEDEFINHTLKNLPVMLEERMNGVEGSGWNIRKIADMELFVSRRELSNIGHFTPYPAGVGGAKNIINNNSGYNYLITSLIEFFIITDKPEIQPGHLHRDVRNKIGGNIIKFNLTAGISWESLKTIEKDNDINI; this is translated from the coding sequence ATGAGGACTGCAATACCTTTACTTCGATGGCCTGACTACGGAATGAAGCCAACGCTATATGACTGGGAAGAAGTGAAGTCAAGCACTGAAGCTCTTCTGGAAGATCTTGAAGCCGGTAAGCCTTTCCCCTCTTCCCTGTCTCCTAATAGTGATGTTGCTTCCACCTCTTCTTCTACTGCCCCCTACCGTGTTGGTGGTGGTGGGCGACAGCCTCCTACTTCCTCGGAAGATCGGAATGGTGAAGACTCTCCCGGACGTCCAAAGTTGCGGAACAACATTATTAACTGTGTTTCGAGTCATAGACAATCAATTATAGAGACGATCAAGACGGCCTTAAATAAGTTTGACAGATTCTCGGGAAATATTTCCTTCACCTTGAAAATGGAGATAAGTAAAATGACTGACAACGGGACTCATATTTCTAACTTCTTTTACCTGCGAACAACACCTTTCATAGTCACCCTGGGGGAGGAGGATGAGTTCATTAATCACACTTTGAAAAATCTACCTGTCATGCTAGAGGAAAGAATGAATGGAGTTGAAGGATCCGGATGGAATATAAGGAAAATAGCAGATATGGAGTTATTTGTCAGTCGTAGAGAATTGAGTAATATTGGTCACTTTACCCCATATCCAGCAGGTGTTGGAGGTGCCaagaatataatcaataataacagCGGTTATAATTACCTTATCACTTCCctaattgaattttttattattacagaCAAGCCAGAAATTCAACCAGGGCATTTGCATAGAGATGTTAGGAATAAAATAGGGggtaatattattaaatttaaccTAACAGCAGGTATATCCTGGGAAAGCTTAAAGACTATTGAGAAAGATAATGACATTAACATCTAG